The following are encoded together in the Desulfovibrio legallii genome:
- a CDS encoding homocysteine S-methyltransferase family protein, with protein MTFFPPSGLGRPLLLDGAMGTMLQASGLPAGVSPEEFCMENPQILQNIHRAYLEAGADIITTCTFGASAYKLPRSLDVFRFNKRMAEVARAAAAASPRPDGAPVFVAGNVGPTGQFAKPLGAVEPAELLEAFARQIEGLAAGGADLIFVETQFDLAEARLAVAAARRVCRLPVMVSMTFEQGVSLTGSSPAIFAETMQNMGVDVVGTNCSLGPEQMRPVVADLLGACTCPVMAEPNAGLPELRGTTTVFPLGPEDFARETAPFAGMGAAVLGGCCGTTPAHIAALAQTLRGTERVDAAAVPRPGICLTSRSQLVRVGAGEPIVIIGERINPTGKKALTQDLQNGVFATAMDLADAQVRAGAGVLDVNVGAPLVDETVLLPELVQQLTARLTLPLSLDSPNAQAIANALPYCPGSFLVNSISGEAGRMDVLGPLCRDFGAPFILLPIEGARLPKKAAERIRTVESLLVRAEGLGISRRLMMVDILALAVSSSPDGARQCLEMVRWCTAQGLPTTLGLSNLSFGLPARELLNATFLCYAAGAGLTSCIANPSARRVREAVDALKVLGEHDPHAASFIGGYAAWKADSGAVTLRAAGAGAARTLSEAVLNGDKENVVTLLEAELAAGADPFSLVQDTLIPAITEVGARYERREYFLPQLIRAAETMQTAFVRLKPLLEAGRGPEKRPVVVMATVEGDIHDIGKNIVSLLLGNHGFEVVDAGKDVPAEDIVACALKHNARIIGLSALMTTTMVRMEDTVKLVRDRNLPIKVMVGGAAVTQAFADAIGADAYSPDAVGAVRAARQFL; from the coding sequence ATGACGTTTTTTCCTCCCTCGGGCCTTGGGCGGCCCCTTCTGCTGGACGGCGCCATGGGCACCATGCTCCAGGCTTCCGGCCTGCCCGCCGGCGTGAGCCCCGAGGAATTTTGCATGGAGAATCCCCAGATTCTCCAGAACATTCACCGCGCCTACCTGGAGGCCGGCGCGGACATCATCACTACCTGTACCTTTGGGGCCAGCGCCTATAAGCTGCCGCGAAGTCTCGACGTCTTCCGTTTTAACAAGCGCATGGCCGAGGTGGCCCGCGCGGCGGCGGCCGCAAGCCCCCGTCCTGACGGCGCGCCGGTTTTTGTGGCGGGCAACGTGGGCCCCACGGGCCAGTTTGCCAAGCCCCTGGGCGCGGTAGAACCGGCCGAGCTGCTGGAGGCCTTTGCCCGGCAGATAGAGGGGCTGGCGGCCGGTGGGGCGGACCTTATTTTTGTGGAAACCCAGTTTGACCTAGCCGAGGCCCGGCTGGCCGTGGCCGCCGCCCGGCGGGTCTGTCGGCTGCCGGTCATGGTTTCTATGACCTTTGAACAGGGCGTCAGCCTGACCGGCTCCAGCCCCGCCATCTTTGCGGAAACCATGCAGAATATGGGCGTGGACGTGGTGGGCACCAACTGCAGCCTGGGGCCGGAGCAGATGCGCCCCGTGGTGGCGGATCTGCTGGGGGCCTGCACCTGCCCGGTCATGGCCGAACCCAACGCCGGTCTGCCGGAGCTGCGCGGCACAACAACGGTCTTTCCCCTGGGTCCGGAGGATTTTGCGCGTGAAACCGCGCCCTTTGCCGGTATGGGGGCCGCCGTGCTGGGCGGCTGCTGCGGCACCACGCCCGCGCACATCGCTGCTCTGGCCCAGACCCTGCGCGGAACAGAGCGCGTGGACGCCGCCGCCGTACCCCGGCCGGGCATCTGCCTGACCAGCCGTTCGCAGCTGGTGCGGGTGGGGGCCGGGGAGCCCATTGTCATCATCGGCGAGCGCATCAATCCCACGGGCAAAAAAGCCCTGACCCAGGACCTGCAGAACGGGGTCTTTGCCACGGCCATGGACCTGGCCGACGCCCAGGTGCGGGCCGGGGCGGGCGTGCTGGACGTGAACGTGGGCGCGCCGCTGGTGGATGAAACGGTTCTTTTGCCGGAGCTGGTGCAGCAGCTTACGGCGCGGCTGACCCTGCCCCTTTCGCTGGACTCGCCCAATGCCCAGGCCATTGCCAACGCTCTGCCGTACTGCCCGGGTTCGTTTCTGGTTAATTCCATCAGCGGTGAGGCCGGGCGCATGGACGTGCTGGGCCCGCTTTGCCGGGATTTCGGCGCGCCGTTCATTTTGCTGCCCATTGAGGGCGCGCGCCTGCCCAAAAAGGCCGCCGAGCGCATCCGCACGGTGGAAAGCCTGCTGGTCCGGGCCGAGGGGCTGGGCATTTCGCGTCGGCTCATGATGGTGGACATACTGGCATTGGCTGTTTCCTCCAGTCCGGACGGAGCTCGCCAGTGCTTGGAGATGGTGCGCTGGTGCACAGCGCAGGGGTTGCCCACCACGTTGGGGCTTTCCAATCTTTCTTTTGGTCTGCCCGCGCGGGAGCTGCTCAACGCCACCTTCCTCTGCTACGCGGCCGGGGCGGGGCTGACTTCCTGCATAGCCAACCCTTCGGCCCGACGAGTACGCGAGGCCGTGGACGCCCTCAAGGTGCTGGGGGAGCACGACCCCCACGCCGCGTCCTTTATCGGCGGCTACGCCGCATGGAAGGCGGACAGCGGGGCAGTGACCCTGCGCGCGGCCGGGGCGGGCGCGGCCCGCACCCTGTCCGAGGCCGTGCTCAATGGCGACAAGGAAAACGTCGTGACCCTGCTGGAGGCTGAGCTGGCCGCCGGAGCGGACCCTTTCAGCCTGGTGCAGGATACGCTTATCCCGGCCATCACCGAAGTGGGCGCGCGCTATGAGCGGCGGGAATATTTTCTGCCCCAGCTCATCCGTGCCGCTGAGACCATGCAGACGGCCTTTGTCCGTCTGAAGCCCCTGCTGGAGGCCGGTCGCGGCCCGGAAAAGCGTCCTGTGGTGGTCATGGCCACGGTGGAGGGCGATATTCACGACATCGGCAAGAATATTGTTTCTCTGCTTCTGGGCAACCACGGCTTTGAGGTGGTGGACGCGGGCAAGGACGTGCCCGCTGAGGACATCGTGGCTTGCGCCCTGAAGCACAACGCGCGTATCATCGGTCTGTCGGCCTTGATGACGACCACCATGGTGCGCATGGAAGATACCGTAAAACTGGTGCGGGATCGCAACCTGCCCATCAAGGTGATGGTGGGCGGGGCCGCGGTGACGCAGGCCTTTGCGGACGCCATCGGCGCGGACGCCTACAGCCCTGATGCCGTGGGGGCTGTGCGGGCCGCCCGTCAGTTTTTGTAA
- a CDS encoding TlpA family protein disulfide reductase — MKKVLLPLLLCLLLPCSALAAAADAVPKLNLSGLTDLLAKNKGKVVMLNFFATWCPPCRMEIPELVKMHKKYEGKDVVIISLSVDEKPEVVPPFVRSMGMDYPVYMAGRDITRAFQVSSIPHNAFYSKDGQLVLSEPGVADGEIMEMVFKKLLSAQ, encoded by the coding sequence ATGAAAAAAGTCCTTCTGCCCCTCCTGCTTTGTCTGCTTCTGCCCTGCTCGGCCCTGGCCGCCGCGGCGGACGCTGTGCCCAAGCTCAATCTGAGCGGGCTCACGGACCTGTTGGCCAAAAACAAGGGCAAGGTGGTCATGCTCAATTTTTTTGCCACCTGGTGCCCGCCCTGCCGGATGGAAATTCCCGAACTGGTCAAAATGCACAAAAAATACGAAGGTAAGGACGTGGTCATCATCAGCCTTTCCGTGGACGAAAAGCCTGAGGTGGTGCCGCCCTTTGTGCGCAGCATGGGCATGGACTACCCTGTGTACATGGCCGGGCGGGATATTACCCGCGCCTTCCAGGTAAGTAGCATCCCCCACAATGCTTTTTACAGCAAAGACGGTCAGTTGGTGCTTTCCGAGCCGGGGGTGGCCGACGGTGAGATTATGGAGATGGTTTTCAAAAAGCTGCTGAGCGCCCAATGA